A segment of the Leptidea sinapis chromosome 21, ilLepSina1.1, whole genome shotgun sequence genome:
CACTCGGCGTAACGGAAAGTCCTAGGTGCGGCTGTATAGCCGAGGATGAAACAGTTATTtataatcctggaatgtgctggggtggccaaccgACGGGAAACACCTTAGTAAATATAAGGTCGccccaggaagtctgcgaacacttcaggagtgttctgaacttctggaagaagctgggctggttggaatgaggagtgcacgcaaaatggacccaactgaTCGGTCTAACTGCGAAAACGGAACCCCCTTTACTAATACTAAATACCAATCATGCGTAGACTCAGAGAGCATGCttccaaattcaaatcattGGGATTTGACTCTTGAGTTTCTTCTTATTCTATCAAAAATTTTTTCTGTTAAGGTATTCCTGAAACTTCTTTGATCATACGAGTgtatataagaatatttttatggtCTTACTATTTTAAAACTTCCTTCTACATTCACAAACCtctttttttaagttatctGTCATTCATTATACATGACATAACTATACATAGCTTTACGTccgtttgtaataataatattgacacacttttacacaaataatcataccccaaattaggcatatagcctgtgttatgggttggaAGACAACGAttcatttaatacaatatacttacttaaacatacataaaaacataagcatccatgactccaaaacaaacatccatatttcatcataatatatatctagcacctaccgggattcgaacccgcgacctctagcAACAAGTTATCTCTAGTTACAGATTGCTATCCCCGTTGAATGACAAGATCTTGTCTATCCATAGTTTGTGTTTCACAATCAAAGATAAGATTGTGCCACTAAACGGGGCAAACATACGGTTACGGATATATATCCGTAACCAGAGATAGGTTTTTAAAAACTGCCGTATATCGTCTTTCATCTAATTATTCATGTATGTCTCAGTTATGTACTAAAACAAATAACGCCTCTACTATGCAGgtcaaattaaattagaatatcTTTGTTTATTTCATCGTGTTCTCTATAATACTCAACTTCTTCTATACAATCATCAAATTTACATCCTAATGACGGTTTTGACAGACCAGAAATCTGTtctcaatttatatatatatttataaatatattttcattacttaTGTATTTGAAATACTACAAAAGACAAACACGATTAGAATTATAAATCTCGTTTGAAAATACACCAAAGTAGTACTTTGTGGGTTAATTACCTATTTACTGTATTATGCGTAAATGCCCTTAATTAATAACACTTTCGCATCTGCAACTAATTAGTGTTCATGTGACTAATACTAGCTGAAACATGACCCATGACATTATGAGGGAATGTGTCGTCGATATaactgttttttaataaaaatgtgtgtGCAGCGTGCGCCCTTTGATGGCGTCACCAAGATAGTCATGCGGTGCGAATCTGCTTGAAATAATTGACGCAATTTTATGTTGCAGAAAATATGCTCACAAAAGCAGTAATGAGTCACGTATTATTTTACAGCGCAAGTATGCATTTGATTTTTATAaggataaaattaataattactttattattccATGCAcaactataatttaaatttgacaatatttttttcataaattgatTTTCGAATTAGttgaattattatcatttttgtcTGTATGACTATTAtagacataggcctcctccaactgcCCCCACTTCTTATTTCATCTATTCGGGTCCAATTTCTCCTCGAAACTGCTATAATCTCGTCCACCCATCTCCTAAATGGTCTACCTGGGCTTCTTTTTCTGTTCCTCGGGTACCAGTAGGTACATTATAGTTTTAGCGCCCCGTCCACTTccatttaatttttcttataataactGAAACACCCTTTGTTTGTGTTTCTTTTTTGATTGCTGATGTTCTTATTTTATCTGATATTATTTTACCCATCATGCTCGTCTCTATAGATTAGGCCTATGAGAATGCCGagatattttttgttacaattaACCTTTCCTATGGGAGGACAACTACAAGTCAAATTATGTGAGTTGCAGCATGAATGGATTCTGATATAAAATTCTTGACTATTATGTGGACGACGTATTTATCATgtggagaaaaaaaaaatatatagtttatttttaatgtattaagtGATTTAGATACAATAGATTTTGGTTTACCCAATTTGAGACTCTTTTAAGGCCCATCTCAGCCTTCCTCTGTACGGCTTCCCACCAGAGAAACCAATGGCTGTGTCATCTGTCTATATATCTGTTACACAAGTCGTTAATATAGATTAGAAAGAGTGTCGGGCCGAAGACACTACCCTACGGTAGTCCAAATTTCACATTTTCCAATGTGCTATGATACAGGTCAACCTTTACTTCCTGTGTTCGGTCATTTAGGTAGCTGTCTAGGAGAGAAAGAGCTTTGTCACGAATTCCCAGGTCCTGTAATATACGCACAAGAATGGGAATACTTGTGCGTTAAACTGTGTCAAAAGCCTTTTTTATATCTAAGAAAACTCCGAGAAATTTATTCCCTTTGTGCCGTTAAAATTGCGTCTTGTGTAGATACACCTTTTCTAAAGCCATATTGACAATTAgatatagtattatattaatgtaagtatttaagaagtctattattaattaatttttctatgaTGTTTGAAATAGAAGACAATACAGAGGTAGgtctataattattgttaacatCAGTTTTAATCCCATTCTTGTTCACAGAAGTTACAATGGAACGCTTTAGAGAGGAAGGAAAAATTCCAGATTTAAAGCAAATATTAGCTAATTTTGTTATAAGTGGTATCAAGTAAGTGGTAGTCTCTCTCTCGCTTCTCTTAATGGATTCTTAAAATAGGATCATCCTAATCTCTTCGCAATTCTCTTGATTTTAAAATCTCATTCGGAATCTGAGGTGCAGTAAAGTTGacaaacttatatatatattttatataaagttactagctgacccgacagatgtttttctgtagataataaaaaaatactgttttataggatttttacaataatatttcaaaacaccaaaaattatttcgtaacgtatgcgttgttataatgaaattgtttgacagcagaactgtcaaaccgtgcgtcactaaatactctcatagaaaatatgtccatacaaaacaattgtttttgaatacccataattatgggtcccaaatcgaaataaaaagtatcctatctctcaagttggactaaactgcactccatgaagttattcaagtcattagtttaggagtccatcgcggacaaacaacgtgtcacgtaatttatatatattaagatatttgtcACCTTCTAAATCTTGAAGGCGATCCAGAAGTTCTTTAAATCTTTAAGCTGTAGTTGCGCAGATGACTGACTTCgggtttcaataaatattttaaaagagtaTTGATGTGAGTATTACTTCTGAAATGGATGAGAATGTTCTTGTAATGGCAACTTTGGTGATTTCTTCAAACTTTCTGAGTAACATTTAACGCGCCCCAAACAGAGCAATACTCGGTACTCAGTTACTCGGCGCATCTCTAGTTGTTATTCTTATATCTTCGCGTAGCATTTTTTACATTGCATTTCTGCGTtagaattattgtaaatatataactattaaataaaaatgggtACTCATGGAAATTATAATTTGATGTCGcgtcaaaatttattatttaaaccacagagtagggatggatactgaGTATGCATAGAGTacctattaaatttaaatattcttaacaAGATATATCGTAAGCGAACGGTGGTTCGTTGCCGCGACAGAAAagtttaactaattaattaattagttttttgtCACTCGAAATGACATAGGTAAGTTTTTTTAAGGCAATAATCCAAAATAATATGAAGCGTCATAGCCTGTCCAAATCAGTGTTGTAACACAATATAAAACGATCTATGATGAAGGTACCTTATATTATGGTATGACcccaataatttaacattgcgcCCGTCTCCATTGGACTACAAAATGCTCGCATGACATTAAAATCcgaaatataacataaaaaaataagaataatgctataaaaataataaaagttgtgagatccatatAGTACCAAATCGGtaaatttatttagtccctACTTAAGTGTgcttctgtcttaagttattgAGTTATCAGCTTACTTATCAccatcttatagtgaccatattgaaaatatttaatgttttaaataaatagattccattgcgagacttggtttattcacaagttatgtttttgatggcatctcATTTCTTTTTGTAGATAATCCAACTTAATTAGTTTCCCGTACCTTCTACTTCTTGAATACCAACAACAGGATTGACCTAAAGCCGACCGTCTGTCTTATaagcttttcttatttttgtaggtaGTCTTCCCCTTTTTCTTCTCCGGAGCTACTTATTTCTCGGAGGCATTGATCttacaatttttcacaaatctGGGCGGTATTTCCAAATTCAGTATTCACAAATCGACAATCCTGTGCCTTCTATACTTCCAAAATTGACATGAGTTAGATGTGACTCTCGAACACACAAACTTGCAACACAAACACTAACtgtatatttaactttttaatctgatatataataatataatatgggcTTACAAAGTTATATTTGCAGTTGATGTATCTAGGAAAACTAAATCGTTTAAAGCCTACTAGGTAGGTAACGCGCAAGGATGCTCATTTCTTGTACGTAGAAGAAACTTCCTTTAAAATAGCCTGTAGAGGAATGCCCCACAGTGGCGATGATATTCAAATTTGGCTTGTCGTGTGACGTTGTCGAAAACCTTTTCTTGTCATTGActaaaacatattatgatagCTAGTTAATGATTATAATAACAGACTATTGTTAACAGGTCAGCAGGACGAAAACAAATATGGCCTCAGCACAGTGTCGAGTAACTCTGGTGCTGCAAGGCTGTGTGCCCAGTGTGGGAAGGTCATCACGGAGAGGTTCTTGCTGAAGGCCATGGAGAGGTTCTGGCACGAAGACTGTCTCAAGTGTGGCTGCTGCGACTGTCGGCTGGGGGAAGTTGGCTCCAAGTTGTACTACAAAGCAGATCTGATGCTTTGCAAGAGAGACTATCTTAGGTACTATAGTGAAATTTTATGTACTTACAAATTTCTAGATAGAGTCGCAAGTCGCAAGATCTGTAGTGCGTAGTCTAAGCTCCGAGCAGGTAAGTAAATCGAGTAGATGGTCGGAAACATTTCTGTCAAAgctacaatttatttaaaaaatcaaccGTGATTCATAACAGATTTTCatcttgattttataaacataatacgTTTATAGGATGTTGTATATTCTAGACTATGTTTGTATATTCTAGACTTGTCTTGACTAATTTGTCTTTAAATATTGAGtgctatgttaaaatatttattaataatttaaaattaaatgtctataatatttAGTCTTGTCAGAATATTTTCAGACAACCCACATATCTtaacatataaaatacttttaattttgatgaaaaaaaaaattttttcttccATTGACGAATGGTTGAAGGAAGCTTGTGGTTCACCTCCCGTACAATTACTAACTTACTCAAATTGTAATCATGAGTGACTTACTCGTAATGCgtgttatattttagttttattttgcgtttttcattaattattgatgGGAGAATTAATGAAGTATTTATGGGAGGATCGATTATATTACCATCATCGTGGCTTTATTTCCTTTTCATTATATAATGAAATGCTTGtagtaaaagaaaaacttaattcAAACCTTAATTGTTcgttcaattaaattaaatatcaatttaGTTTGCCAGACATTATTAATTACTCAGCCTAAGTCGGTTATATCTACTAATTCTTAGAGATCATTAGTAAAATAGGAATGTTGATTGTATTCTTGTTAGACAGCATTGATAACTCAGCAATGGCCGCTAATTGCTTTACAACTGTtgattatttaatgaaaataatcgTGTCCGTTCAATAGACTCTTTGGTGCCACCGGCAACTGTGTGGCGTGCAACAAAGTGATTCCCGCGTTTGAAATGGTGATGCGAGCGAAGAGTTTCGTGTACCACTTGGAATGTTTCGCCTGTCAGCAGTGCAACCACAGGTAATGAAAGACCACTCGCACAACCCCTCATATAAAGTGAATTCATCTTCATCTTAGTTCTATTATATCACTCGTCGATCTTGCAAAATATACTGGAATTAACAACTACTTCgacttgaaaatataattgaaaccaATATCGACACTTAATTGAAACAAACAGAAACACTTTTATCTAATTTATTCTCCAATCACACACAAAGAATTACTTTTTACTGTTGTTGTTTTACACATACGAGTATTCTATGTCTCTTAAAATTTAACTATGGACCACCACGTTCCCGGCTTCGAAGTGATTCATTTCATTGCATTATATTACATTCGGTGGCTTTTCAAAACATTGCTCGAAACCCTACGTAACcctgaattttgaattttgtaacgCATGTCGACAAGCTGTCAATACTCAAGTATAAGTCGATACCCAAGCTGATCAGCCCTATTTACTTTTGGTGAAGTTTTATTGTTCCTTAATATACACAAGGCTATGAACTCTTTACAAACGTCGTTGTGTTTTGTGCAGGTTTTGCGTCGGCGA
Coding sequences within it:
- the LOC126970565 gene encoding LIM domain only protein 3-like; this encodes MIRDPPPTHKPDNSTSQQDENKYGLSTVSSNSGAARLCAQCGKVITERFLLKAMERFWHEDCLKCGCCDCRLGEVGSKLYYKADLMLCKRDYLRLFGATGNCVACNKVIPAFEMVMRAKSFVYHLECFACQQCNHRFCVGDRFYLCDNKILCEYDYEERLVFASMAANPTGLAHIRRQVSGLQSPGGAYVAGSLVDKEPGLAGADDASSGYGSPPDPDLCDAR